Proteins from one Trichocoleus sp. FACHB-46 genomic window:
- a CDS encoding ATP-binding protein has product MPPSRNIAQLISSFANADGGYIVLGASDNLEINGLSEDFHANAITHKALDLLSPQPQVSYQYVAYKGKKLYAIKVDKSNSLIAVEGKIYERTGANVKLLNPTEIQFKPGGYLRIKIINQQIEAYKKESTNAKTKLIEHYQSILKIIDDLGHILYPIDTSAPTVNQEGKTLARILFSPFVDNFETYLSDLLYEIFLAKPVTLKFSSTVTIKEVLDCSDLQEFVNYLAKQKIGKLQKGSVKGFISDNAQINNLNVIDNLKQNEIEKILQIRHLYSHRNGIVDEKFLQYFTGEFALNLEHQMSIDEICDKLCYLAEIAHQIDSAAIAKYKLAQMNDE; this is encoded by the coding sequence TTGCCACCCTCTAGAAATATTGCGCAACTAATCAGTTCATTCGCTAATGCTGATGGTGGCTATATAGTTTTAGGTGCTTCGGATAATCTTGAGATAAATGGCTTGAGTGAAGATTTTCATGCTAACGCTATTACTCATAAAGCATTGGATCTTCTTTCGCCTCAGCCGCAGGTATCTTATCAATATGTTGCTTATAAAGGTAAAAAACTTTATGCAATCAAGGTTGACAAATCGAATTCGTTGATTGCTGTCGAGGGGAAAATTTATGAAAGAACCGGTGCTAATGTCAAACTTCTAAACCCTACTGAAATCCAGTTCAAGCCAGGTGGGTATTTAAGAATAAAAATCATAAACCAGCAGATTGAAGCATATAAAAAGGAATCGACAAATGCTAAAACCAAACTAATTGAACACTATCAAAGTATCTTGAAAATAATAGATGATCTTGGTCATATACTTTATCCGATAGATACAAGCGCACCAACAGTTAACCAGGAGGGAAAAACTCTTGCAAGAATATTATTTTCCCCTTTTGTTGATAATTTTGAAACATATCTATCTGATTTGTTATATGAAATATTTCTTGCAAAGCCAGTAACATTAAAATTTAGTAGTACTGTTACCATTAAAGAGGTTTTAGACTGTTCAGATTTGCAAGAGTTTGTGAACTACTTGGCGAAACAAAAAATTGGAAAATTGCAAAAGGGCAGTGTAAAAGGCTTTATTTCAGATAACGCACAAATCAATAATTTGAATGTTATTGATAATCTTAAGCAAAATGAAATAGAAAAAATTTTGCAAATAAGACATCTATACTCACATAGAAATGGCATTGTAGATGAGAAATTTCTTCAGTACTTTACTGGAGAATTTGCCCTGAATTTGGAGCATCAAATGTCTATAGATGAGATTTGTGACAAGCTGTGCTACTTGGCTGAAATTGCTCATCAAATTGATTCAGCAGCAATAGCTAAGTATAAACTTGCACAAATGAATGACGAATGA
- a CDS encoding AAA family ATPase — MIQTLPVSSPAVSFPFQLTEQQHKALDAMWMFLQPAVTAALFLLVGFAGTGKLSIVFQLVKVLVSQGKRVVLSAPTNKAVGVLQRLALEKLKS, encoded by the coding sequence ATGATACAAACCCTTCCTGTTTCCTCCCCGGCTGTCTCTTTCCCCTTTCAACTGACTGAGCAACAGCATAAAGCTTTGGATGCAATGTGGATGTTCCTGCAACCAGCTGTCACGGCGGCTCTGTTTCTCTTAGTTGGCTTTGCGGGGACAGGAAAATTGTCTATCGTTTTTCAATTAGTTAAAGTGCTAGTCAGCCAAGGGAAACGAGTCGTTCTGAGCGCACCCACCAATAAGGCTGTGGGTGTGTTGCAACGCCTGGCATTAGAAAAGCTCAAGTCTTGA
- a CDS encoding RNA-guided endonuclease TnpB family protein: MRTLKFKLYQHKRNCYLKRCINAAGVVYNKCIALHKRYYRMWGKHLNCNKLKAHIAKLRKRNPFWQLVGSQAVQDICERIEKAYQLFFKHHKKGVKPPGFKKVKKYKSFTLKQAGYKFLSGNRVKIGNRVFQYWNSRAIEGTVKTLTIKRTPLGELFMMVVVDDAMEPEVEFATDKLAGFDFGLHVFLTCSDGTKIESPQFFKQGLNAIRRANKQLSRKQKGSKSREQARKHLCRQHEKIANQRRDWFWKLAHELTNRFDVLCFETLNLKGMQRLWGRKIQDLALGEFLQILEWVAKKKHKLVVFIDQWYPSSKTCHQCGHVLESLDLSVRQWRCPSCQSINGRDDNASKNIQTVGASMVGLGSVRQALPATAV, encoded by the coding sequence ATGAGGACTTTGAAGTTTAAGCTCTATCAGCACAAACGCAACTGCTATTTGAAGCGGTGCATTAATGCGGCTGGAGTCGTTTACAACAAATGTATTGCCCTCCACAAGCGGTATTACCGGATGTGGGGCAAACATCTGAATTGTAATAAACTCAAAGCTCATATTGCTAAATTACGAAAGCGTAACCCATTCTGGCAATTGGTTGGCTCTCAAGCAGTGCAAGACATTTGTGAGCGCATTGAGAAAGCCTATCAACTGTTTTTCAAACATCACAAAAAGGGGGTTAAACCACCAGGATTTAAGAAGGTCAAGAAATACAAATCCTTCACGCTCAAACAAGCTGGCTACAAATTCTTGAGCGGCAATCGAGTGAAGATTGGCAATCGAGTGTTTCAATATTGGAACTCCAGAGCAATTGAGGGCACAGTTAAAACCCTGACCATCAAGCGAACACCATTAGGTGAGCTATTCATGATGGTTGTGGTGGATGATGCAATGGAGCCAGAAGTTGAATTCGCGACTGATAAATTAGCGGGGTTCGATTTCGGCTTGCATGTATTTTTAACTTGCTCCGATGGCACCAAAATTGAATCACCCCAATTCTTCAAACAAGGGCTGAATGCCATTCGCAGAGCCAATAAGCAGCTCTCTCGCAAGCAAAAGGGTTCTAAGAGCCGTGAGCAAGCCAGAAAGCACTTATGCAGGCAGCATGAAAAGATTGCTAACCAGAGGCGTGATTGGTTCTGGAAGTTAGCTCATGAACTCACCAACCGTTTTGATGTGCTGTGCTTTGAGACATTAAATCTCAAAGGAATGCAACGGCTTTGGGGTCGCAAGATTCAAGATTTGGCACTGGGAGAGTTCTTGCAAATTCTCGAATGGGTAGCCAAGAAAAAGCACAAGTTAGTTGTCTTCATTGACCAGTGGTATCCCAGTTCAAAAACGTGTCACCAGTGCGGTCATGTTTTAGAGTCACTGGATCTATCGGTCAGACAATGGCGTTGCCCCTCATGCCAATCAATCAACGGCAGAGATGACAACGCCTCAAAAAATATTCAAACCGTTGGGGCATCAATGGTTGGGTTAGGCAGTGTCAGACAGGCTTTGCCTGCAACTGCTGTTTGA
- a CDS encoding helix-turn-helix transcriptional regulator, which produces MKHIGTNGINPPPVTAMIAADGLESTPQKSSVKKTTRKGRYPTFERPPTHADLFPDGKTDRMASNKVIWEGCNILSQGRDVGWVEEGSGSPYYESSVAKGKGYLSFWITNELHVKHPTVLEEEAALALIDQFDIRAACLHLIYAAYATQLERPWEQQFVLNDRQLERYLGLDKNKKLNKQQKLELLLELAKQPCHLLVYVSWPEKGKVKSFSVSRTWLWEISEPILHFQEDLLGNSEMVGFTLRVKAGNWAQYFLNPSRCKDGNGYYEYGILSQSILQDLMKIWYNHEAAARLILWLLFKTKVGNGPVRVGTLFKVAFGMEKVEQARQAAAVRKRLVAQWKTTLKVLDEQGWHLTFDSATYPPQYLPDLPDLMPLTDIPNDPDQAAEFWLEDGAKEEGDRLTDLVKRPYGGFEQLLTARILVQPPEEISQKLAELKAMRPPSLSAAEPLPKPIAIPSETQLEPVPSKSRKSERRPLSSETSQMSLDGSKAAEQIDSGEKLKALRLTRGMTQKNLAAKIGKSTSWVKLVETGRRNITLDDQALLQSILKTPKSP; this is translated from the coding sequence ATGAAACATATTGGAACAAATGGCATCAATCCACCGCCCGTAACTGCCATGATTGCAGCAGATGGATTAGAGTCAACCCCCCAAAAATCTTCAGTTAAGAAAACAACTCGCAAGGGGCGTTATCCTACCTTTGAACGCCCCCCCACCCATGCCGATCTTTTCCCAGACGGCAAAACCGATCGCATGGCCTCCAACAAAGTGATCTGGGAAGGCTGTAACATCCTCTCGCAAGGGCGAGATGTCGGTTGGGTCGAAGAAGGCTCTGGGTCTCCTTACTACGAAAGCAGTGTTGCCAAGGGAAAGGGCTATCTCTCCTTCTGGATTACGAATGAACTGCATGTCAAACACCCCACTGTCCTGGAAGAGGAAGCCGCCCTCGCCTTGATCGATCAGTTCGACATTCGCGCGGCCTGTCTTCATCTGATCTACGCTGCCTATGCCACGCAACTAGAGCGTCCCTGGGAGCAACAGTTCGTCCTCAACGATCGCCAATTAGAGCGCTATCTCGGTCTCGATAAAAATAAGAAGCTCAATAAACAGCAGAAGCTAGAACTCTTGCTGGAGCTGGCGAAACAACCTTGTCATCTATTGGTCTACGTTTCTTGGCCCGAGAAGGGCAAGGTCAAGTCCTTTAGTGTCAGTCGCACCTGGCTCTGGGAAATCTCTGAACCCATTCTGCACTTTCAAGAAGACTTGCTAGGCAACTCGGAGATGGTGGGGTTCACTTTACGAGTCAAAGCGGGGAACTGGGCGCAGTACTTCTTGAACCCCAGTCGTTGTAAGGATGGCAATGGCTACTATGAGTACGGGATTCTCTCTCAGTCCATCCTGCAAGACTTAATGAAAATCTGGTACAACCATGAAGCTGCTGCCCGACTGATTCTCTGGCTATTGTTCAAAACTAAAGTCGGCAATGGACCCGTGAGAGTAGGCACGCTCTTTAAAGTGGCCTTTGGGATGGAAAAGGTAGAGCAAGCCCGACAAGCAGCTGCAGTGCGCAAGCGCTTGGTCGCCCAATGGAAAACGACCTTGAAAGTGTTGGATGAACAAGGTTGGCACCTGACCTTCGACTCCGCCACCTATCCACCACAATATTTGCCTGACTTGCCGGACTTGATGCCCCTAACGGACATTCCCAATGATCCAGATCAGGCTGCCGAGTTTTGGCTCGAAGATGGTGCGAAGGAAGAAGGCGATCGCCTGACAGATTTAGTCAAACGTCCCTACGGCGGCTTTGAGCAGCTCCTAACCGCACGCATACTCGTCCAACCTCCCGAAGAGATCTCTCAGAAACTGGCAGAACTCAAGGCAATGCGTCCACCTAGTCTCTCGGCTGCCGAACCACTTCCCAAACCCATAGCAATACCATCTGAAACGCAGCTTGAACCTGTTCCAAGCAAATCTCGCAAATCTGAACGCCGACCGTTGTCTTCTGAGACCTCTCAGATGTCGTTGGACGGCTCCAAAGCGGCAGAGCAGATCGACTCTGGAGAAAAGCTGAAAGCCCTGCGGCTAACTCGGGGAATGACTCAAAAAAACCTAGCAGCCAAAATTGGTAAAAGTACCAGCTGGGTCAAGCTTGTAGAAACGGGCAGACGCAATATCACTCTCGACGATCAAGCGCTTTTACAGAGCATTCTCAAAACCCCAAAGTCACCTTGA
- a CDS encoding DnaB-like helicase C-terminal domain-containing protein produces MLPDSATALIQQLYRLILHEHQQLYAVWQAADVLQSQYERSLTPETVFAHCQGRQTISIRLLQPGTNVAKAGCIDFDAPKDGSDAQALQAVLHLAQRVQQAAHERNLSTYLEFSGRRGFHLWLFAQAPLPGATWMRSLQNLCYLAGYKPKEIYPATATIAPDGKASGRPIRLPCGVHQISGKRNGFLPLQAEWDAGFPVVPEDQSSLMAQFEPMSPAAIARIAEAKLPEIQTSTDVADFQTTPKTQPPNAANFSMLESDDHPACIQYLLHQGAPTDQDYNAVNLTLSRYAITRGLERAQVVSLAKRLAEASPHHPTSKLTLEAKLRNFHGTYASASRNPQEYQWSCSYIRASQELVRGGGCTGYACPFWPWERPDGNNEAARRAEQELLGYILYHPEAGMQEALGTDLPAEGFIATESSLDPKKPPLYLHRFLWEALVALETGGKELVPSLILAQLERVGGQTSALSTEAINQAAAYLDALQAQPPCSWETFVEHLSNVRETGLRLLAQEQAATATEWLSDRGQPVMETLETLIQGSQNLQRRSAAQTLPMVAYSQDLIRDLFGKPQTAIPTPAHWLNHALNGGLHPGRLYVIGAPPGSGKTTWCAWCADEAAKARTPVLYVSFEMGRQQLWVSALARIAGLNSGLIESKHWDEPDYPHASWLKQQVAHAIRTYDQQIAEHLTLLEAGPEVTVAHLRGVIAQVRRSANLDKQAPVLVVVDYLQLMCCGDESLDSGANEVLRVSRVATGLKQLARDTHTAVIAISDINKAAYQEALRTGTLDMGALRDSFKIAHAADCIMLLQTGKAQRGNDQPRDQVDLLEERYAGNYAKLRQLQEVRDRFPLNEKAKATYARLSLLKNRGGMTAEPLFVYERAYHRFISVDLDLGGDNEFEDL; encoded by the coding sequence ATGCTGCCCGATTCCGCAACTGCGCTGATCCAACAGCTTTATCGTCTGATTCTCCATGAGCACCAACAACTTTACGCGGTGTGGCAAGCCGCTGATGTGTTGCAATCGCAGTACGAGCGATCGCTGACTCCCGAGACTGTGTTTGCCCATTGTCAAGGCAGACAAACCATCTCAATCCGGTTACTGCAACCTGGCACGAATGTCGCCAAAGCGGGTTGTATTGACTTTGATGCCCCTAAAGATGGCTCCGATGCTCAGGCGCTTCAGGCAGTTTTGCATCTGGCTCAACGGGTGCAGCAGGCGGCTCATGAGCGCAATTTATCGACCTACTTAGAATTTAGTGGTCGCCGAGGTTTTCATCTCTGGCTCTTCGCCCAAGCGCCTCTACCTGGGGCCACTTGGATGCGATCGCTGCAAAATCTCTGTTACCTGGCAGGTTACAAGCCCAAGGAAATCTACCCAGCCACCGCCACGATTGCCCCAGATGGCAAAGCCTCTGGCCGACCCATTCGCCTACCCTGTGGCGTTCATCAAATCAGTGGCAAGCGCAACGGATTTCTACCCCTCCAAGCCGAGTGGGACGCAGGCTTTCCGGTGGTCCCTGAAGACCAATCTTCTTTGATGGCACAATTTGAGCCGATGAGTCCGGCTGCGATCGCACGAATAGCAGAAGCGAAGTTGCCAGAAATTCAGACTTCTACAGACGTTGCAGATTTTCAAACCACTCCAAAAACTCAACCGCCCAACGCTGCTAACTTTTCAATGCTTGAATCAGACGATCATCCCGCCTGCATTCAGTACCTCCTCCATCAAGGGGCACCAACAGACCAGGATTACAACGCTGTCAACCTCACTTTGTCTCGTTACGCCATCACCCGAGGGTTGGAGCGCGCTCAAGTGGTTTCCCTCGCCAAGCGGTTGGCCGAAGCGTCTCCGCATCACCCTACCAGTAAGCTCACCCTCGAAGCGAAGCTACGCAACTTTCATGGCACTTATGCCTCTGCGAGCCGCAATCCCCAGGAGTACCAGTGGAGTTGTAGCTACATTCGAGCCAGTCAAGAATTGGTGCGCGGAGGTGGCTGTACGGGCTATGCTTGCCCCTTCTGGCCCTGGGAGCGGCCCGATGGCAATAATGAGGCCGCTAGACGCGCCGAGCAAGAATTGTTGGGGTACATTCTGTATCATCCAGAAGCGGGGATGCAGGAAGCGCTCGGAACTGACCTGCCCGCTGAAGGGTTTATTGCCACTGAATCCTCGTTAGACCCAAAAAAACCTCCACTTTACTTGCATCGCTTCCTTTGGGAAGCCCTGGTAGCGCTCGAAACTGGGGGGAAAGAACTGGTTCCGAGCCTAATTTTGGCTCAGTTGGAGCGAGTTGGGGGTCAAACCTCGGCGTTGTCTACCGAGGCGATCAATCAAGCCGCTGCTTATCTCGATGCCTTGCAGGCGCAACCCCCCTGTAGTTGGGAAACGTTTGTCGAGCATTTAAGCAATGTGCGCGAGACAGGGCTGCGGTTACTGGCCCAGGAACAGGCGGCGACAGCGACGGAGTGGTTGAGCGATCGCGGCCAACCTGTGATGGAAACCTTAGAAACCTTGATCCAGGGATCGCAAAATCTCCAGCGTCGCAGTGCCGCTCAAACGCTGCCTATGGTCGCCTACAGCCAGGATTTGATTCGCGATCTCTTTGGCAAACCACAGACAGCGATTCCTACGCCCGCTCACTGGCTCAATCATGCCCTCAATGGTGGATTGCATCCGGGGCGCTTGTATGTGATTGGAGCTCCTCCAGGGTCGGGTAAAACAACTTGGTGTGCTTGGTGTGCGGATGAAGCCGCCAAAGCGCGCACCCCGGTCCTGTACGTTTCCTTTGAAATGGGGAGGCAGCAACTTTGGGTCAGTGCTTTAGCCAGAATTGCTGGGCTCAATTCCGGATTGATTGAGTCGAAGCACTGGGATGAGCCAGATTACCCCCATGCCTCCTGGTTAAAACAGCAAGTCGCTCACGCCATTCGCACCTATGATCAGCAGATTGCCGAGCACCTCACCCTGCTGGAGGCGGGTCCAGAAGTCACGGTGGCGCATCTACGAGGCGTGATTGCCCAGGTCAGACGCAGCGCCAATTTAGACAAACAAGCTCCCGTGCTGGTGGTCGTGGATTACCTGCAACTGATGTGCTGTGGCGATGAAAGTCTTGATTCTGGGGCTAATGAAGTCCTGCGGGTGTCCAGAGTCGCCACAGGACTGAAGCAATTAGCACGGGACACCCACACCGCTGTGATTGCCATTAGTGACATTAACAAAGCGGCTTATCAGGAGGCGCTACGCACTGGGACATTAGATATGGGAGCGCTCAGGGACTCATTCAAGATTGCTCATGCGGCAGACTGCATTATGTTGTTACAGACCGGGAAAGCCCAGCGCGGCAACGACCAACCCAGAGATCAAGTGGACTTGCTCGAAGAACGCTACGCCGGAAACTACGCCAAACTGCGACAACTTCAAGAGGTGCGAGATCGCTTTCCCCTGAATGAAAAAGCGAAAGCCACCTATGCCCGCCTCAGTTTGCTCAAGAACCGAGGGGGGATGACGGCAGAGCCGTTATTCGTTTACGAGCGAGCTTATCACCGCTTTATTTCTGTAGATCTTGACTTGGGAGGTGACAATGAATTCGAAGATCTCTAG
- the dnaX gene encoding DNA polymerase III subunit gamma/tau, producing MIKLNITMPTVALHQKYRPKTLAKLVGQPYVQTALTSAIARMHIAPAYLFTGSWGTGKTSTARIFAKSLNCLSFNGPTDEPCGTCQSCRSIETSNSLDVSEIDAASNNGVDDARALVERSSLAPVQGRYRIFLIDESHMLTQQSQNALLKCIEEPPPHVVFILCTTEVHKVLPTIVSRCQVFHFRALSIQTIAQHLQEVADAETIAVEDEALMAIARFAEGGLRDALQLLGQVTLLGEAVIANHVVEMTGGVTETDLMAVLNAIATNDTFQLLKLSRTLVDSGKTPKLILSSLLQTYRDLLILKSAPKASDLLTSPVNYNPLKAITSH from the coding sequence ATGATTAAACTCAATATCACCATGCCGACTGTCGCCCTCCATCAAAAATATCGTCCTAAAACTCTGGCAAAATTGGTTGGACAACCCTACGTCCAAACTGCTCTAACCAGTGCCATTGCCCGAATGCACATTGCCCCGGCATACCTCTTCACAGGTTCGTGGGGAACGGGTAAAACCTCTACTGCACGTATCTTTGCCAAGTCTCTCAACTGTCTGAGCTTCAATGGACCCACTGATGAACCCTGTGGTACCTGCCAGTCTTGTCGCTCGATCGAAACTAGCAACAGTCTGGATGTCAGTGAGATTGATGCCGCTTCCAACAACGGGGTGGATGACGCCCGCGCCTTAGTGGAACGCAGTAGCCTTGCACCTGTGCAGGGACGCTACCGAATTTTTCTAATCGATGAGAGCCATATGCTAACTCAGCAGTCTCAAAACGCTCTGCTGAAGTGCATTGAGGAGCCACCACCCCATGTAGTCTTTATCCTTTGTACGACGGAAGTGCATAAGGTATTGCCGACCATTGTAAGCCGTTGTCAAGTATTTCATTTTCGGGCGCTTTCAATTCAGACAATTGCACAGCACTTGCAAGAGGTTGCTGATGCTGAAACGATCGCTGTCGAGGATGAGGCTTTAATGGCGATCGCCCGGTTTGCCGAGGGAGGCTTGCGAGATGCCCTTCAGCTTTTGGGTCAGGTTACCTTGCTCGGTGAAGCAGTGATTGCGAACCATGTCGTTGAAATGACTGGGGGAGTGACGGAAACAGACTTGATGGCAGTACTCAATGCGATCGCCACCAACGATACCTTTCAACTCCTTAAATTGTCACGAACACTGGTGGATTCTGGCAAAACACCCAAACTAATCCTCAGCAGCTTGCTCCAAACCTATCGCGATCTACTCATTCTCAAATCGGCTCCTAAAGCATCGGACTTGCTCACCAGCCCTGTCAATTACAACCCATTGAAGGCAATCACCTCTCACTAG